The Fortiea contorta PCC 7126 genome has a segment encoding these proteins:
- the crtO gene encoding beta-carotene ketolase CrtO, whose amino-acid sequence MEAYDVVIIGAGHNGLVSAGYLLKAGYSVLLLEGRSLPGGGCTTEELMPNQAPGFKFNRCAINHLFIFLGPVIQELELHKYGLEYLVCDPVAFCPHPDGKYFLAHKSVEATCAEIARYSQRDAQKYAEYIDFWQRFVKAITPFFNAPPKSIVDIIGNYNLTNLQDLFSIVGGTNTTLDLIRTLFSSPIDNINEYFDCEFIKAPLARLSAELSSPPSQKAMSFGAMMLLLRHNPGMARPKGGSGALVEALVRLVKSKSGVILTNQKVEKVLVDNGKAVGVRVAGGKEYRANKGVISNIDAKRLFLQLIDTNDVDANLQEKLDRRIVNNNETILKIDCALSEPLHFDNHNHRDEYLMGSVLIADSVNHVEQAHSEITLGKIPDDDPSMYLVVPTARDPVMAPPGKHTLWIEFFAPYQIAGAEGTGLNGTGWTDELKNKVADKVIAKLAQYSPNLKHSIIARYVESPAELGERLGSYKGNYYHIDMTLEQMLCFRPLPELANYKTPIENLYLTGAGTHPGGSISGIPGRNCARVFLHSQQPISQTIKEVGDSIKSTITSVFQAE is encoded by the coding sequence ATGGAAGCTTATGACGTGGTAATTATTGGTGCCGGTCACAATGGCTTAGTATCTGCAGGATACTTACTCAAAGCTGGTTATAGTGTCTTATTATTGGAAGGGCGATCGCTTCCTGGAGGTGGTTGTACAACTGAAGAACTAATGCCAAATCAAGCACCAGGGTTTAAGTTTAACCGCTGTGCCATCAATCACTTATTTATTTTCTTAGGGCCAGTTATCCAAGAATTAGAACTGCATAAGTACGGTTTAGAATATCTTGTTTGTGACCCAGTAGCGTTTTGTCCTCATCCTGATGGCAAATATTTTTTAGCTCATAAATCTGTCGAAGCAACTTGTGCAGAAATTGCTCGTTACAGTCAACGTGACGCTCAAAAATATGCTGAATATATCGATTTTTGGCAGCGTTTTGTCAAAGCCATTACACCCTTTTTTAATGCTCCTCCCAAATCAATTGTGGATATTATAGGTAATTACAATCTAACTAATCTGCAAGATTTATTTTCAATAGTAGGTGGGACTAACACTACTTTAGATTTAATCCGCACTTTATTTAGCAGTCCCATAGATAATATCAACGAGTATTTTGATTGTGAATTTATCAAAGCACCTCTAGCCAGATTATCGGCAGAATTAAGTTCACCACCTTCGCAAAAAGCCATGTCTTTTGGCGCAATGATGTTGTTATTACGTCACAATCCTGGTATGGCTAGACCAAAAGGTGGTAGTGGCGCACTAGTCGAAGCTTTAGTGAGGTTAGTAAAGAGTAAAAGTGGTGTTATTCTTACCAATCAAAAGGTAGAAAAAGTTTTGGTAGATAACGGTAAAGCTGTCGGTGTGCGGGTTGCTGGTGGTAAAGAATATCGTGCTAACAAGGGTGTGATTTCTAATATTGACGCTAAACGTTTATTTCTGCAACTGATAGATACTAATGATGTAGATGCAAATTTGCAAGAAAAATTAGACCGTCGGATTGTCAACAACAATGAAACTATTCTCAAAATTGATTGCGCTTTATCTGAACCTTTGCACTTTGACAATCACAATCATCGAGATGAGTATTTAATGGGTTCTGTGTTGATTGCAGATTCCGTCAACCATGTAGAACAGGCTCATAGCGAAATTACTTTAGGAAAAATTCCTGATGACGATCCTTCAATGTATTTAGTAGTACCTACCGCACGCGATCCTGTAATGGCTCCACCAGGAAAACATACACTGTGGATTGAGTTTTTTGCTCCCTATCAAATTGCAGGTGCAGAAGGTACTGGTTTAAACGGTACTGGTTGGACAGATGAATTAAAAAACAAAGTTGCAGACAAAGTAATTGCTAAATTAGCTCAATATTCACCCAATTTGAAGCATTCAATTATTGCTCGTTATGTAGAAAGTCCGGCAGAATTAGGAGAACGTTTAGGGTCATATAAAGGGAATTACTATCACATTGATATGACTTTAGAACAAATGCTTTGTTTCCGTCCTTTACCAGAGTTAGCTAACTATAAAACACCAATTGAAAACTTATATCTCACTGGTGCGGGAACTCATCCTGGCGGTTCAATTTCTGGGATACCGGGGCGTAATTGTGCGCGGGTGTTTTTGCATAGCCAACAGCCAATATCTCAGACTATAAAGGAAGTGGGAGATTCGATTAAATCAACTATTACATCTGTTTTTCAGGCTGAATAA
- a CDS encoding DUF4383 domain-containing protein yields the protein MENIEAGKMVERYCALTIGLLFLILGLIGFTPALVSLPGTNESFVSLDASPNSYAAGFGYIFGLFPTNFLHNLVHCAVGLLGITSYLSASSARLFNRVFAVAYAALAIVGLLPFGQTFFGSMPLFGNNVWLNALSAIAAGYYGVVIPSKVTGVSVSQNI from the coding sequence ATGGAAAACATTGAAGCTGGAAAAATGGTAGAACGTTACTGTGCTTTGACTATCGGACTTCTGTTTTTAATATTAGGGCTGATAGGATTTACACCCGCTTTAGTATCTTTACCTGGAACAAATGAATCTTTTGTTTCTTTAGACGCATCTCCTAACAGCTATGCTGCGGGATTTGGTTATATATTTGGTTTGTTTCCTACCAATTTTTTGCATAATTTGGTGCACTGTGCTGTGGGATTATTAGGAATTACTTCTTATCTTAGTGCTAGCAGTGCGCGTCTATTTAATCGCGTCTTTGCGGTTGCTTATGCGGCATTAGCAATTGTAGGATTGTTACCCTTTGGTCAGACATTTTTTGGTTCAATGCCACTCTTTGGTAATAATGTTTGGCTGAATGCTCTATCAGCGATCGCTGCTGGTTACTATGGCGTTGTCATTCCATCTAAGGTCACGGGTGTTAGTGTTTCTCAAAATATTTAA
- a CDS encoding PsaJ protein, with amino-acid sequence MQKQNKQLEYFHRYLSLAPVLAVVSISIAFSTWVIFNYFFPDLLFHPMP; translated from the coding sequence ATGCAAAAACAAAACAAACAACTAGAATATTTTCATCGTTATCTTTCCCTAGCGCCAGTTCTGGCTGTTGTGTCGATATCAATTGCTTTTTCAACGTGGGTAATTTTTAATTACTTTTTCCCCGACCTTCTCTTTCATCCCATGCCATAA
- the nadA gene encoding quinolinate synthase NadA: MFKTALAQRDETQLGVLPLDLFAAIETLKQELNAVILAHYYQEPDIQDIADFIGDSLQLAKAAAKTNADVIVFAGVHFMAETAKILNPEKMVLLPDLNAGCSLADTCPADEFAAFKAAHPNHVVVSYINCSADIKAMSDIICTSSNAVDIVRQIPQAQRIIFAPDRNLGRYVMEQTGRDLVLWQGSCVVHETFSEKKIVQLKITHPQAEAIAHPECESSVLRHANYIGSTAALLKYCQNSPTQEFIVATEPGIIHQMQKLAPHKHFIPAPPINNCACNECPFMRLNTLEKLYWAMKNRSPEIIMSEDIRLAALRPMERMLEMSA, encoded by the coding sequence GTGTTTAAGACTGCACTTGCTCAACGAGACGAAACCCAGCTGGGTGTTCTACCACTAGATTTATTTGCTGCTATTGAGACACTCAAACAAGAACTCAATGCAGTTATTTTGGCACATTACTATCAAGAGCCGGATATTCAAGATATTGCAGATTTTATCGGCGATTCATTACAACTGGCAAAAGCTGCAGCCAAGACAAATGCAGATGTGATTGTTTTTGCTGGTGTTCACTTTATGGCGGAAACAGCCAAGATCCTCAATCCGGAAAAAATGGTGCTGTTACCAGATTTAAATGCCGGTTGTTCTCTTGCAGATACTTGTCCAGCAGATGAATTTGCCGCTTTTAAAGCTGCACATCCGAATCATGTGGTAGTTTCTTACATTAATTGCTCTGCTGATATTAAAGCGATGAGCGATATTATCTGCACTAGTTCTAATGCAGTGGACATTGTTAGACAGATACCCCAAGCACAGCGGATTATTTTTGCCCCAGATCGCAATTTGGGACGCTATGTGATGGAACAGACAGGGCGAGATTTGGTATTGTGGCAAGGTAGTTGTGTTGTCCATGAAACCTTTTCGGAAAAGAAGATAGTACAGTTAAAAATTACACATCCTCAAGCGGAGGCGATCGCTCACCCAGAATGTGAAAGTAGTGTACTGCGCCATGCCAACTATATTGGTTCTACAGCAGCTTTACTCAAATATTGTCAAAATAGCCCCACACAAGAATTTATCGTGGCTACAGAGCCTGGAATCATTCACCAAATGCAAAAACTTGCTCCGCACAAGCACTTTATTCCCGCCCCGCCTATAAACAACTGTGCTTGCAACGAATGCCCTTTTATGCGATTAAATACTTTAGAAAAGCTCTATTGGGCAATGAAAAATCGCAGCCCAGAAATTATTATGTCAGAGGATATTCGTCTTGCGGCCTTACGACCAATGGAACGGATGCTAGAAATGAGTGCTTAG
- a CDS encoding tyrosine-type recombinase/integrase, producing MATTKVGLETKANKIRLRLPRAVAGESNRYISTGLDSTPDNLKKAQIVAWTIEEDLQRGTLDPTLERYKESFRPKQTIQKQPDLLEIWLAYAEYKRPQVEETTWLKLYKRTLTNHIQSLPSHKPTDSSLICSYLLSNFSVAVTKRVLRYLSACCKWAKVQNNFSELRQDIREPKRRLRNIQPFSEHERDCILEYFRQHSTHYLPFVSFLFATGCRTGEAIGLRWANVAEDCSYVVFSESFDSDTKIRKSTKTGVSRRFPCNGQLKQLLQQLTRGELDSLVFTNKKGRPIHNSVFVSKVWKPSLSALVKEGKLTSYRRLYTTRHTFISHCLEAGVPVTTIASWVGNSPEILMRHYAGVVNTGHLPPQWG from the coding sequence ATGGCTACCACTAAAGTAGGCTTGGAAACTAAAGCTAACAAGATTAGGCTAAGGCTCCCTAGGGCTGTAGCTGGCGAAAGTAACCGCTACATTAGCACTGGACTGGACAGCACACCCGACAACCTAAAGAAAGCTCAGATAGTGGCGTGGACTATAGAGGAAGACTTACAGAGGGGCACGCTAGACCCAACGTTAGAGCGCTACAAGGAAAGCTTTAGACCCAAGCAAACTATCCAGAAGCAACCTGACCTACTAGAAATTTGGCTAGCCTATGCCGAGTACAAGCGCCCCCAAGTGGAGGAGACAACATGGCTGAAGTTATACAAGCGTACCCTAACCAACCATATCCAAAGCTTACCTTCCCACAAGCCAACAGACTCTAGCCTCATATGCTCTTATCTTTTGTCTAATTTCTCAGTGGCAGTAACTAAGAGAGTCTTAAGGTATCTGTCAGCTTGTTGTAAGTGGGCTAAGGTGCAAAACAACTTCAGTGAACTAAGGCAAGACATAAGGGAACCTAAACGAAGACTGCGTAACATCCAGCCCTTTAGTGAACATGAGCGCGATTGTATACTGGAGTACTTCAGACAACACAGCACCCACTACCTCCCTTTTGTCTCTTTCCTGTTCGCCACTGGTTGCCGTACTGGAGAAGCTATAGGGCTAAGGTGGGCTAATGTGGCTGAGGACTGCTCTTACGTTGTCTTTAGCGAGTCGTTCGATAGTGACACTAAGATACGCAAAAGCACTAAGACAGGAGTTAGCCGAAGATTCCCATGCAATGGTCAGCTTAAGCAGCTTTTGCAGCAGTTAACTAGAGGTGAACTAGACTCGCTAGTGTTCACTAATAAGAAAGGACGCCCCATACATAACTCAGTGTTTGTCTCCAAAGTGTGGAAGCCTAGCTTAAGCGCACTTGTGAAGGAAGGCAAGCTCACTAGCTACCGTCGTCTCTACACTACCAGACACACATTCATTAGCCATTGTCTAGAAGCTGGAGTACCAGTGACTACCATTGCAAGCTGGGTGGGAAACAGCCCAGAGATACTGATGAGACATTATGCTGGGGTAGTTAACACTGGTCATCTACCGCCTCAGTGGGGCTAA
- a CDS encoding VapE domain-containing protein: MKYSSLTQRLIAHYGADKACKDLARVLRLPGTYNRKPSYLSDAGEAPLVRLVASSGQRYTVTEVMDGIPELTQPVSKSKANRPSAANSVGKLEPQQSGTDANFSTTLANFSAQLRHAKEGERNSTLNKLKFTLAGAFPDKLEAIDEALTEAALSIGLSEAEIQATLASADRGTEKPITLASGRSRGNQMRAELSSFFSDKLQWNEMSNELWWNGVSISIEKLHDLCERELDRDYDFHKFTRIAVVYAEEHSYHPVRAYLQSLTPNPDALPVLSAFFQAIGVTNKLHRVYWKRFLLSAVARTVTPGCKADNALVLQGGQGIGKTTLFQDVFGKSFFQTVGEHKSQVDELLSMYNSWCCEYGEIEHAFSTKAQASVKAFLSKEDDLFRRPYAKANSRYPRTFVICGTTNQSEFLSDSTGNRRFWVCPITQRVNGQEVQAMRDDLWSAILGLFLAGEQWELTEAEKLLSAEDTAQYEQENPWSQKIANYMTQHNPCTLSDIMENALGIDTSKLNDRKLQRDAKTALEQLKCTTANVRHNGVKGRYWFRSGSLVDTKEAPEVYEESVY; this comes from the coding sequence ATGAAGTATAGCTCCCTAACACAGCGTCTCATTGCACACTACGGCGCAGACAAAGCTTGCAAAGACTTGGCGCGCGTGCTTAGGCTGCCCGGTACCTACAACCGAAAGCCTTCTTATTTGTCTGATGCTGGTGAGGCTCCATTAGTTAGGCTGGTTGCAAGCTCAGGACAGCGCTACACGGTTACTGAGGTCATGGACGGCATACCTGAGCTAACTCAGCCAGTGTCTAAATCCAAAGCAAACCGACCAAGTGCAGCGAATAGCGTCGGTAAGCTAGAGCCTCAGCAATCTGGTACTGACGCCAACTTCAGCACCACCTTAGCCAACTTCTCAGCCCAACTAAGACACGCGAAAGAAGGTGAGCGGAATAGCACGCTAAATAAGCTGAAGTTTACTTTGGCTGGGGCTTTTCCAGACAAACTAGAAGCTATAGACGAGGCACTGACTGAAGCTGCTCTATCCATTGGGCTATCCGAGGCTGAGATACAAGCTACTCTAGCAAGTGCAGACAGAGGCACAGAGAAGCCCATTACACTAGCATCAGGACGTAGCAGAGGCAACCAAATGAGGGCTGAGTTATCTTCATTCTTTAGCGACAAACTTCAGTGGAACGAAATGAGTAATGAGCTTTGGTGGAACGGAGTAAGCATCAGCATAGAGAAGCTGCATGACTTGTGTGAACGTGAATTAGACAGAGACTACGATTTCCACAAGTTCACCAGAATCGCTGTAGTTTACGCTGAAGAACACAGCTATCATCCAGTGCGTGCCTATCTCCAGTCTCTAACACCTAACCCAGATGCTTTGCCTGTCTTGAGTGCATTCTTCCAAGCTATTGGAGTTACTAATAAGCTACACAGAGTTTACTGGAAGCGCTTTCTATTGTCCGCTGTAGCTCGTACCGTGACACCAGGATGCAAGGCTGACAATGCTTTGGTTCTACAAGGTGGGCAGGGTATAGGCAAGACGACTCTGTTCCAGGATGTCTTTGGCAAGTCGTTTTTCCAGACCGTAGGTGAGCACAAAAGCCAAGTAGACGAACTGCTCTCTATGTACAACTCTTGGTGCTGTGAGTATGGGGAAATAGAGCACGCATTCAGCACTAAAGCACAAGCCAGTGTAAAGGCGTTCTTAAGCAAGGAAGACGACCTCTTTAGACGCCCCTATGCTAAAGCCAACTCTCGCTATCCGCGCACTTTTGTTATTTGTGGCACTACTAACCAGAGTGAGTTTTTGTCTGACTCTACAGGCAACCGACGCTTTTGGGTGTGCCCAATAACCCAAAGAGTGAATGGACAAGAAGTGCAAGCCATGAGAGATGACCTATGGAGTGCTATCTTAGGGCTGTTCTTAGCTGGTGAACAGTGGGAACTAACTGAAGCTGAGAAGCTTCTGAGTGCTGAAGACACAGCCCAATACGAACAGGAGAATCCTTGGTCACAGAAGATAGCTAACTACATGACCCAACACAACCCATGCACGCTGTCAGACATTATGGAGAACGCTTTAGGTATCGACACCAGCAAGCTGAATGACCGCAAGCTACAGAGAGATGCTAAGACGGCATTGGAACAGCTAAAGTGCACCACTGCAAATGTTAGACACAATGGAGTGAAAGGGCGCTATTGGTTCCGTTCTGGCTCCCTCGTAGACACCAAAGAAGCTCCTGAAGTCTACGAAGAATCAGTTTACTAA
- a CDS encoding ParM/StbA family protein — translation MATRKRTATKAKTLVIDAGNGNVKVNLAGESELIPSLLSNNNGAYIRGGFSLGDESWILGWDNYNRPDKKAVADSSTGKLDYLHLMLAGSLSAMSHLLTPGDKLDLHLLTLNSDKRNTLEQAVEKATADLSIDGEPMKLQAHLARVYPEGVGASLYAASVFPCVPRVSVLDFGNGTLNLAQYFIGNPSKPRRENFSFVPCGVQKLVALTSDLLTQETTNGSVDENLVRQALDTNSYRYLDSYQGRDIWTTCAKATEAWLELSKVKLLLTQAVRSLASGIPVVCVGGGFSLHIVQQMVTEALASQGSRELIHIPSNPLTVGVDGLYEVLQP, via the coding sequence ATGGCAACACGTAAGAGAACAGCTACTAAAGCCAAGACACTAGTGATAGATGCTGGTAATGGCAATGTAAAAGTTAACTTAGCTGGCGAAAGCGAACTCATCCCAAGTCTACTGAGCAACAACAATGGAGCTTACATCAGAGGAGGCTTTAGCTTAGGTGATGAGAGTTGGATACTGGGCTGGGACAACTACAACAGACCTGATAAGAAAGCCGTAGCTGACAGTAGCACAGGCAAACTAGACTATTTGCACCTGATGCTAGCTGGCAGCCTTAGCGCCATGAGTCACCTCCTCACTCCTGGAGACAAGCTAGACCTACATCTGCTAACCCTGAATTCAGACAAGAGAAACACGCTAGAGCAAGCAGTAGAGAAAGCAACAGCAGACCTAAGCATAGATGGTGAACCAATGAAGCTACAGGCACATCTGGCTAGGGTTTACCCAGAAGGTGTAGGGGCTAGTCTCTATGCAGCTTCAGTGTTTCCCTGTGTGCCTCGTGTGTCTGTCTTGGACTTTGGGAACGGTACGCTTAACCTAGCCCAGTACTTCATAGGCAACCCTAGCAAGCCAAGAAGAGAGAACTTTAGCTTTGTCCCTTGCGGTGTACAAAAGCTTGTGGCACTGACTAGCGACCTCCTAACACAAGAGACAACCAACGGTAGCGTAGATGAGAACCTTGTAAGGCAAGCTCTAGACACTAACAGCTATAGGTATCTAGACAGTTATCAGGGTAGGGACATCTGGACTACCTGTGCTAAAGCCACTGAAGCTTGGTTAGAGCTTTCTAAAGTGAAGCTCTTGTTAACCCAGGCTGTGCGTTCTCTAGCTTCTGGCATCCCTGTTGTCTGTGTTGGTGGTGGCTTTAGCTTACATATAGTGCAGCAGATGGTGACAGAGGCTTTGGCAAGTCAAGGTAGTAGAGAGCTAATTCACATCCCAAGCAACCCTCTGACTGTCGGTGTGGATGGGTTATATGAGGTGCTTCAGCCGTGA
- a CDS encoding recombinase family protein: MYAKATKPKKTQLIPNAVVIYLRVSTEDQGKSGLGLDAQLETCTKVATQLGKTIVGIYTEIVSGKVDPRERPVFTEAITKAQATGASLMVAKQDRFSREVFHVSGYVNGYFYGATSTPTLISADSPQASPMEVYLRAVVAEEERKLISKRTKEALAQLKKQGVVIGEKSRALIHERARELTKDAMTRAVELRRQKLTLESIADTLNAEGYLTSRGTAWTKQALSKRLSAVAG; this comes from the coding sequence ATGTACGCTAAAGCCACCAAGCCTAAGAAAACTCAGCTAATTCCCAATGCAGTTGTTATCTACCTCCGAGTCTCCACAGAAGACCAGGGCAAGTCAGGGTTAGGCTTAGATGCACAATTAGAGACTTGCACTAAGGTTGCCACCCAGTTAGGAAAGACAATAGTTGGCATCTACACTGAGATTGTCTCTGGCAAGGTAGACCCTCGTGAGCGCCCAGTATTCACAGAAGCTATCACCAAAGCCCAAGCCACAGGTGCGTCACTTATGGTTGCCAAACAAGACAGATTCAGCCGTGAAGTGTTTCATGTCTCAGGCTACGTTAACGGCTATTTCTACGGCGCTACTAGCACACCTACTCTCATAAGCGCCGATAGTCCCCAGGCTAGCCCAATGGAAGTGTACCTGAGAGCAGTAGTGGCTGAAGAAGAACGTAAGCTAATCAGTAAGCGCACTAAGGAAGCATTAGCCCAACTGAAGAAGCAGGGTGTAGTGATTGGTGAGAAGTCTAGGGCACTGATTCATGAGAGAGCCAGAGAGCTAACTAAAGACGCCATGACACGTGCTGTAGAACTCCGCAGACAGAAGCTAACTTTAGAGAGCATAGCAGATACTCTAAATGCTGAAGGCTATCTCACCAGCAGAGGCACGGCTTGGACAAAGCAAGCCCTGAGCAAAAGACTGAGTGCTGTAGCTGGCTGA
- a CDS encoding TIGR04168 family protein, which produces MTSQKTQSIINLKIAVVGDVHDQWEAEDGIALKHLGVDLVLFVGDFGNESVEVVRAIASLDLPKAAVMGNHDAWYSATEWGRKKCPYDRSQEDWVQLQLDLLGSSQVGYRKLDFPQWRLTVVGSRPFTWGGPEWKFADISRERYGVTSLEESTDRIVAAVKSAAYETIIFLGHNGPSGLGDRPEDPCGKDWHPIGGDFGDPDFGAAISQALTIGKTIPLVAFGHMHHTLRHTKKVLRKSVFRSPEGVIYLNAARVPRIVDHNGEKLRNFSIVCLEDGVVSEVSLIWVGNDFHIASEEIFYKRSPPVVQSA; this is translated from the coding sequence ATGACCAGTCAGAAAACTCAATCAATCATTAATCTCAAAATAGCTGTAGTCGGGGACGTTCACGATCAATGGGAAGCGGAGGATGGTATTGCACTCAAGCATCTCGGTGTGGACTTAGTGCTGTTTGTGGGGGATTTTGGCAACGAGTCGGTGGAGGTGGTCAGGGCGATCGCTTCCCTTGATCTGCCCAAGGCTGCTGTCATGGGCAACCACGATGCATGGTACTCTGCTACGGAATGGGGACGCAAGAAATGTCCTTACGATCGCTCTCAAGAAGATTGGGTGCAGTTACAACTCGATTTATTAGGTTCGTCCCAAGTCGGCTATAGGAAGCTAGATTTTCCCCAGTGGAGATTAACCGTGGTGGGAAGTCGTCCTTTCACTTGGGGTGGGCCAGAGTGGAAATTTGCTGACATCAGTCGTGAACGCTATGGTGTGACGAGTTTGGAAGAGTCTACTGATCGCATCGTCGCCGCAGTTAAAAGCGCTGCCTATGAAACAATTATTTTTTTAGGGCATAATGGGCCGAGTGGGTTAGGCGATCGCCCAGAAGACCCATGCGGCAAAGATTGGCACCCCATCGGCGGTGATTTTGGCGATCCCGATTTTGGCGCGGCGATTTCCCAAGCACTCACTATCGGTAAAACCATTCCCCTAGTCGCATTTGGTCACATGCATCACACTCTGCGACACACCAAAAAAGTACTGCGAAAGTCAGTGTTTAGAAGTCCAGAAGGAGTAATTTATTTAAATGCCGCCAGGGTGCCGAGAATCGTAGATCATAACGGCGAAAAGTTACGGAATTTCTCCATTGTTTGCCTAGAAGACGGTGTGGTGTCCGAAGTCTCTCTCATTTGGGTGGGCAATGATTTTCACATAGCCTCAGAGGAAATTTTTTATAAGCGATCGCCACCAGTAGTGCAATCTGCCTAG
- a CDS encoding cobalamin-binding protein, with the protein MKNGDVRIVSLIPSGTEILATLGLTNMIVGRSHECDYPPEIEHLPVCTAARLQVNAESGKIHDQVNDILQSALSIYQIKTDILEQLQPTHILTQDQCDVCAVSLPEVEKAVASLVASSPEIISLQPNLLEDVWHDIEHVAQVFGVDSVQVLENLEARVKICQQKVQGLSLNELPTVACIEWTEPLMVAANWIPELVNLAGGQSLFCSAGQSSPHLEWETLIASNPDVIIFMPCGFDLQRTRQEAQAVTQRPEWQQLHATQTGRVYITDGNAYFNRPGPRLADSLEILAEILHSEIFEYGYKDTAWAVL; encoded by the coding sequence ATGAAAAATGGTGATGTAAGAATTGTGTCTTTGATTCCCAGTGGAACGGAAATTTTGGCGACATTAGGGTTAACTAATATGATTGTCGGGCGATCGCATGAATGTGACTACCCCCCAGAAATCGAACATCTCCCTGTTTGTACCGCAGCTCGCCTACAAGTTAATGCCGAGAGCGGCAAAATTCACGATCAGGTCAATGATATTTTGCAATCTGCTCTGAGTATTTATCAAATTAAAACTGATATCCTGGAGCAATTGCAACCTACTCACATTCTGACTCAAGATCAGTGTGATGTATGTGCAGTCAGCTTGCCAGAGGTAGAAAAGGCCGTTGCTAGTCTGGTTGCTAGCTCACCTGAGATTATTTCTTTACAACCGAATCTGCTAGAAGATGTTTGGCACGATATCGAGCATGTGGCTCAAGTTTTTGGGGTAGACTCTGTACAAGTGTTGGAAAACTTAGAAGCTCGTGTGAAGATATGCCAGCAAAAAGTCCAAGGGTTGTCTTTAAATGAGCTTCCCACCGTCGCTTGTATCGAATGGACTGAACCTTTAATGGTTGCTGCTAATTGGATTCCGGAACTAGTTAATTTGGCTGGTGGACAATCTTTATTTTGCTCTGCAGGTCAATCTTCACCTCATCTGGAGTGGGAAACACTCATAGCCAGCAATCCTGATGTCATTATTTTTATGCCCTGCGGCTTTGATTTGCAACGCACTCGTCAAGAAGCACAGGCGGTAACTCAGCGTCCTGAATGGCAACAACTCCACGCTACCCAAACTGGTAGAGTTTATATTACTGATGGCAATGCTTACTTTAATCGTCCTGGCCCGAGGCTAGCAGACTCGCTAGAAATTTTGGCAGAAATTCTGCATTCTGAGATTTTTGAATACGGTTACAAAGATACCGCTTGGGCAGTTTTGTAA